A stretch of Paenibacillus sp. URB8-2 DNA encodes these proteins:
- the qoxC gene encoding cytochrome aa3 quinol oxidase subunit III: protein MKVDTSKPLEYSTQENRNRIFGFWIFLGAEIALFATLFTVFFVLVNRFGEGPSGSELFEVSPLLAETFLLLTSSFTIGLAVHAMRHQYKRAMLVFFGITLLMGLGFLGIEISEFVTYVHDGATLQTSAFLSSLFVLLGTHGAHVTFGFLWGSAIMIQLMREGINPATANKSFIFSLYWHFLDVVWIFIFSFVYLKGLM from the coding sequence ATGAAAGTAGATACCTCCAAACCGCTTGAATACAGCACGCAAGAGAACAGGAACCGCATCTTCGGCTTCTGGATCTTTCTGGGAGCGGAGATCGCGCTGTTCGCCACACTGTTTACCGTATTCTTCGTTCTGGTGAACCGTTTCGGGGAAGGTCCGAGCGGAAGCGAGCTGTTCGAAGTCAGCCCGCTGCTGGCCGAGACATTCCTGCTGCTCACCAGTTCCTTTACAATCGGTCTGGCCGTTCACGCCATGCGCCATCAATACAAGAGAGCCATGCTCGTCTTCTTCGGCATTACGCTGCTGATGGGCCTCGGCTTCCTCGGCATCGAGATTTCAGAATTTGTGACCTATGTACATGACGGCGCGACGCTTCAGACGAGCGCGTTCCTCTCCAGTCTGTTCGTACTGCTAGGCACTCACGGCGCCCACGTAACCTTCGGTTTCCTGTGGGGCTCCGCGATTATGATCCAGCTCATGCGGGAAGGGATTAACCCGGCTACAGCCAACAAATCGTTCATCTTCTCGCTGTACTGGCACTTCCTGGACGTTGTCTGGATTTTCATCTTCAGCTTCGTCTACCTGAAAGGACTGATGTGA
- the qoxB gene encoding cytochrome aa3 quinol oxidase subunit I, with protein sequence MNFDIEKFKVHGEPLIYGAMISIALASIGIVVGLTVFKKWGWLWREWLTTVDHKRIGVMYILAALLMLFRGGIDALMMRLQTAAPEMKFLDAQHYNEVFTTHGLIMILFMAMPFIIGLMNVVVPLQIGARDVAFPRLNAVSFWLFFFGAMLLNISFVIGGSPDAGWSAYFPLASLEFSPTVGNNYYSLALQISGIGTLMTGVNFIVTILKMRAPGMKLMRMPMFTWSVLITNVIIVFAFPVLTVALALMMFDRLFGSQFFTMANGGMDMLWANLFWVWGHPEVYIVILPAFGIYSEIIATFSRKNLYGYTSMVASMLIISLLSFVVWAHHFYTMGQGVMVNSFFSISTMAIAVPTGVKIFNWLFTLRKGRISFTTPMLYSLAFIPIFTIGGVTGVMLAMASADYQYHNTMFLVAHFHYVLIPGAVFAVIAGFHYWFPKVFGFRLNERLGKHAFWWIIISFNVAFFPLFILGLMGMTRRMYTYSAETGFGPLNMISFAGALGLAIGFVILVYNIYWSTRYMPRDESGDPWDARTLEWATKSPIPEYNFAVVPNVKSRDPLWAMKYDKQPLFEDKITKIHMPSNTGKPFVLGVVFFFLGFFLVFSMWIPAIVAGFGVLIVLAAMSFDRDHGFYIPADKVIKTEKKLGGGTV encoded by the coding sequence ATGAATTTTGATATAGAAAAATTCAAGGTTCACGGCGAACCCCTGATCTACGGAGCGATGATCAGCATCGCTCTCGCCTCGATCGGGATTGTAGTCGGGTTAACCGTTTTTAAAAAATGGGGCTGGCTGTGGCGGGAATGGCTGACGACCGTTGATCACAAGCGGATTGGCGTTATGTACATTCTGGCCGCGCTGCTCATGCTGTTCCGCGGAGGCATCGACGCTTTGATGATGCGTCTGCAGACCGCCGCCCCGGAAATGAAATTTCTGGACGCGCAGCATTACAATGAGGTCTTTACGACCCATGGACTGATTATGATTCTGTTCATGGCTATGCCGTTTATTATCGGCCTTATGAACGTCGTCGTCCCGCTGCAGATTGGCGCCCGGGACGTCGCCTTCCCGCGCCTGAACGCGGTCAGCTTCTGGCTCTTCTTCTTCGGAGCCATGCTGCTTAATATCTCGTTTGTCATCGGCGGGTCTCCCGACGCCGGCTGGTCCGCGTATTTCCCGCTGGCGAGTCTGGAATTCAGCCCGACCGTGGGCAACAACTACTATTCGCTGGCGCTGCAGATTTCCGGTATCGGCACACTGATGACAGGCGTCAACTTTATCGTGACGATTCTGAAGATGCGCGCTCCGGGTATGAAGCTGATGCGCATGCCAATGTTCACCTGGTCCGTGCTGATTACGAACGTAATCATCGTCTTCGCGTTTCCGGTGCTGACCGTGGCGCTGGCGCTGATGATGTTCGACCGTCTGTTCGGCTCCCAGTTCTTTACGATGGCGAACGGCGGCATGGATATGCTCTGGGCCAACCTGTTCTGGGTATGGGGACATCCGGAAGTATATATCGTTATTTTGCCGGCCTTCGGTATTTACAGTGAAATCATCGCGACCTTTTCCAGGAAAAATCTGTACGGATACACTTCGATGGTCGCCAGTATGCTGATCATCTCCTTACTGTCCTTCGTTGTATGGGCGCATCACTTCTATACGATGGGTCAAGGCGTCATGGTCAACAGCTTCTTCTCGATTTCGACGATGGCCATTGCCGTGCCGACAGGCGTCAAAATCTTTAACTGGCTGTTCACCCTCCGAAAAGGGCGGATCAGCTTCACAACGCCGATGCTGTATTCTCTGGCTTTCATTCCGATCTTCACTATCGGCGGCGTTACCGGCGTTATGCTGGCCATGGCCAGCGCCGACTATCAGTACCATAACACCATGTTCCTTGTGGCGCATTTTCACTATGTTCTGATTCCGGGCGCCGTATTCGCCGTTATCGCGGGCTTCCACTACTGGTTCCCCAAAGTATTCGGCTTCCGCCTAAACGAACGTCTGGGCAAGCATGCTTTCTGGTGGATTATCATTTCCTTTAATGTGGCGTTCTTCCCGCTGTTCATTCTCGGACTCATGGGCATGACGCGCCGGATGTACACCTATTCCGCCGAAACGGGCTTCGGCCCGCTTAACATGATCTCATTCGCCGGCGCGCTCGGCCTCGCTATCGGCTTCGTCATTCTCGTTTATAACATTTACTGGAGCACACGCTATATGCCGCGCGACGAGAGCGGCGATCCGTGGGATGCCCGCACGCTCGAATGGGCGACCAAGAGCCCAATCCCGGAATACAACTTCGCGGTTGTTCCGAATGTTAAATCGCGCGATCCGTTATGGGCCATGAAGTATGACAAGCAGCCGCTGTTCGAAGACAAGATTACGAAGATTCATATGCCGAGCAATACCGGCAAGCCGTTTGTCCTTGGGGTTGTCTTCTTCTTCCTCGGATTCTTCCTGGTATTCAGCATGTGGATTCCGGCGATTGTTGCCGGCTTCGGCGTCCTGATTGTGCTGGCGGCGATGTCATTCGACCGGGATCACGGCTTTTACATTCCGGCTGACAAAGTGATCAAGACAGAAAAGAAATTGGGGGGTGGAACGGTATGA
- the qoxA gene encoding cytochrome aa3 quinol oxidase subunit II, protein MNKKGPLYALFFSLFLLLPGCSSLTVLNPKGPAAKTLSDTIILSILTMLGVLAVVYILYIIMLVKYRAKKSNEGYIPPHEEGNKWLEVTWITIPIIIVAFLSVVTVKTTNAVENVPADYKDQKPMVIYASSSNWKWHFSYPEEGIETVNYVNFPVNRPVEFRLYSFGPITSFWIPQLAGQKYAMSDMTTYLNLVAESQGDFLGRNTNFSGKGYAQMEFTARSMSAEDYDNWIKDVKETAPQLTEDKFKSLLATAHVGQETFSSTHLAFSPPPGEHSEHMDMDHSNMEMDNGNMEHQDNKDVHPSPAPEKQTEFNSKPDSELNSPLPSSPADEHTHQSN, encoded by the coding sequence ATGAACAAAAAAGGGCCTTTATACGCATTGTTTTTCAGCCTTTTCCTGCTGCTGCCCGGATGCAGTTCGCTCACCGTTCTGAATCCGAAGGGGCCTGCGGCAAAAACGCTGTCCGACACGATCATCCTGTCCATTCTGACGATGCTCGGCGTCTTGGCCGTGGTCTACATTCTCTACATTATCATGCTGGTGAAGTACCGCGCAAAAAAAAGCAACGAAGGGTATATTCCTCCGCATGAAGAAGGAAATAAATGGCTGGAAGTCACTTGGATCACGATTCCGATCATCATCGTCGCCTTCCTTTCGGTCGTAACCGTGAAGACGACGAATGCGGTGGAGAATGTTCCCGCAGATTACAAGGATCAGAAACCGATGGTCATTTACGCTTCGTCCTCCAATTGGAAATGGCATTTCAGCTATCCGGAGGAAGGCATTGAAACGGTAAACTATGTGAACTTCCCCGTTAATCGCCCGGTAGAGTTCAGATTGTATTCCTTCGGACCGATTACAAGCTTCTGGATTCCGCAGCTCGCCGGACAAAAATACGCGATGAGCGATATGACGACCTATCTGAATCTTGTCGCGGAATCCCAAGGCGATTTTCTCGGAAGAAACACGAACTTCAGCGGCAAAGGCTATGCCCAAATGGAGTTCACAGCGAGATCAATGAGCGCCGAAGACTATGACAATTGGATAAAAGACGTCAAGGAAACCGCTCCGCAGCTGACCGAAGACAAATTCAAATCGCTGCTGGCAACGGCCCATGTCGGGCAAGAAACGTTCTCGTCCACGCATCTGGCCTTCAGCCCTCCTCCGGGAGAGCACAGCGAGCATATGGATATGGACCACAGCAATATGGAAATGGACAACGGCAACATGGAGCACCAGGATAACAAGGACGTTCATCCTTCTCCCGCTCCGGAGAAACAGACGGAATTCAACAGCAAGCCGGATTCTGAACTCAACTCTCCTCTGCCCAGCTCGCCGGCGGATGAACACACGCACCAGAGCAACTAA
- a CDS encoding polysaccharide deacetylase family protein: protein MPIKKLLLCAIIFIIALGTGPGALAAGSGEIKLGVNDSVTDIRAVSVEYTFYVPVRELAEKLKLSLSGTPEDLSLAGGAGSLKILKEGKGIMEDGTEISLGTFTSGGKLMVPLKIVPLFGYSVSYKPDQHLLRITDGTQSLDDDAFAAKFKNELAPEEPAQPAPSPSPAVPDSSVPAPNSTKPGTQGKIVYLTFDDGPSATTGQLLDILEKHGAKATFFMLGPNIGRYPGQVKRMVKSEQGLGLHGITHMKSKFYASPPAALKEMNQDNADLGAVSGQSTKLIRTPYGSKPYFTKAFRDKVLGSGYRLWDWNVDSLDWKYGSAGDSIYNNVVSQVSKLDKCGVAPVILMHDQKTTLKVLPRILDYLQMKGYQYEIITSDLKPVNFWHDTR, encoded by the coding sequence TTGCCGATCAAAAAACTGTTGTTATGCGCTATTATATTTATCATCGCATTGGGAACGGGGCCGGGAGCGCTTGCCGCAGGAAGCGGCGAAATAAAGCTTGGAGTCAATGACAGCGTTACGGATATCCGCGCCGTGTCCGTGGAGTATACCTTTTATGTGCCGGTGCGCGAGCTTGCGGAGAAGCTGAAGCTGAGCCTTTCGGGCACACCGGAGGATTTGAGTCTTGCCGGCGGCGCCGGAAGTCTCAAAATCTTGAAAGAGGGCAAGGGGATCATGGAAGACGGGACGGAAATAAGCCTGGGCACCTTTACAAGCGGCGGTAAGCTGATGGTGCCCCTGAAAATCGTTCCGCTGTTCGGCTATTCTGTATCTTATAAGCCCGATCAGCATTTGCTGCGGATTACGGACGGTACGCAGTCGCTCGATGACGATGCGTTTGCCGCGAAGTTTAAAAACGAGCTTGCGCCGGAAGAGCCGGCCCAGCCTGCTCCAAGCCCGTCCCCGGCCGTGCCGGATTCTTCCGTGCCAGCCCCGAATTCTACCAAGCCGGGAACGCAGGGAAAGATCGTTTATTTGACCTTCGACGACGGACCGTCGGCGACGACCGGGCAGCTGCTCGATATTTTGGAGAAGCACGGCGCAAAGGCGACCTTTTTCATGCTGGGACCGAACATCGGGCGTTATCCGGGTCAGGTGAAGCGCATGGTTAAATCGGAGCAGGGCCTCGGCCTGCATGGCATAACCCATATGAAGAGCAAGTTTTACGCTTCGCCGCCTGCCGCGCTTAAAGAAATGAACCAGGACAATGCAGATCTGGGGGCGGTCTCCGGTCAGTCCACCAAGCTGATTCGCACGCCTTACGGCAGTAAGCCGTATTTTACGAAAGCCTTCAGAGATAAAGTGCTGGGCAGCGGCTATCGTCTCTGGGACTGGAACGTCGATTCCCTGGACTGGAAATATGGGAGCGCCGGCGATTCGATCTATAACAATGTGGTCAGTCAGGTCAGCAAGCTGGACAAGTGCGGCGTCGCGCCCGTCATTCTGATGCACGATCAGAAGACGACGCTCAAGGTGCTGCCCCGTATTTTGGATTATCTCCAAATGAAAGGCTATCAATACGAAATCATCACATCCGATCTTAAGCCGGTGAATTTCTGGCATGATACGCGGTGA
- a CDS encoding TetR/AcrR family transcriptional regulator — protein sequence MNETEEQIADKTRTPRQDRSIKTKDAIVQAAAKLFSEKGYHRTNTKQIAAAARVSTGSFYSYFTDKRDVFLDVLKIHSEAMQAHVDSTVAQLGTHPSDKRVIISHMIDSLIQSHAPYISFHRELSLLQLSDEVIKEVMESQYDLGRRKTLEFLKLSEHELRASDLEAAAVVVFESVSSVVDRIVFSGGGISANRIKAELVDMLVHYLFGE from the coding sequence GTGAACGAAACTGAAGAACAAATAGCGGACAAAACAAGAACACCCCGGCAGGACCGGAGCATCAAGACCAAGGATGCAATTGTTCAAGCGGCAGCCAAGCTTTTTTCCGAGAAAGGCTACCACCGGACGAACACCAAACAGATCGCCGCGGCCGCAAGGGTTTCGACAGGGAGCTTTTATTCTTATTTCACGGACAAGCGCGACGTGTTTCTTGATGTGCTCAAAATTCACAGCGAAGCGATGCAGGCCCATGTCGATTCCACGGTAGCGCAGCTTGGCACCCATCCGTCGGACAAACGGGTGATCATCTCGCATATGATCGACAGCCTTATCCAATCGCACGCCCCCTATATCAGCTTTCATCGGGAGCTCTCCCTTCTGCAGCTATCCGATGAGGTGATTAAAGAGGTCATGGAAAGCCAATACGACCTAGGCCGCCGGAAAACGCTGGAGTTTCTAAAGCTGAGCGAGCATGAGCTGCGCGCCTCTGACCTGGAAGCCGCCGCCGTTGTTGTCTTCGAATCGGTCAGCAGCGTTGTGGACCGCATCGTATTCTCCGGCGGAGGCATTTCGGCCAACCGCATCAAGGCGGAGCTGGTCGATATGCTGGTCCACTATCTGTTTGGCGAATAA
- a CDS encoding MFS transporter: MSEKMKRVFAFTAIVLGFFMALLDTTIVNIALPEMTKHFGGDVAGISWVMNGYNLAFAVFILTASRLADQFGRKKVFLIGIVLFTVSSLLAGFASSLSVLIALRVIQGLAGAIIVPVTIPLTTSTFPKELHGAIIGIWGAVSGLAAASGPALGGVLMEKLSWEWIFFVNVPLGVLSVILTLVFIGESKDVSAGRRVDFAGTLFITGSMFCFVYGLIRVGDWGWTSSAILLLFASGLLFLLLFLYMERKCAEPMLPLELLKIKTFNGAALTLLIVGAGLMNISLLTSFFLMRIMGMSDLKAGLILSMMALGSTLTSAVSGPLSGKYGSRWFAAAGIVVIAAATYSLGGLSASSPVSGILLRLAAAGIGVGLTMAPVMSSAVRNVPEEKVGISSGVINMTKALGCVLGVAIIVTALQQNLDDQAAAARSSAVQMIRDDGRLLPPVKEALAASLQSAGSGGAVGTASPPSPESAAAAVGSQLRAAASKLAPAPRAALEQAAPAQIRETEELVGRIGGEMKEAAVKGFSRTFALAGLLLLPGVVFALMSDRSPRRSGREIPAAEKGTLL, from the coding sequence GTGAGCGAAAAAATGAAGAGGGTTTTTGCGTTTACGGCAATCGTGCTGGGTTTTTTTATGGCGCTGCTGGATACGACGATCGTCAATATCGCCCTGCCGGAAATGACAAAGCATTTCGGGGGCGACGTTGCGGGGATTTCGTGGGTAATGAACGGTTATAATTTGGCCTTCGCCGTCTTTATTTTGACGGCTTCCCGGCTTGCGGACCAGTTCGGGCGCAAAAAGGTGTTTCTTATCGGCATCGTTCTGTTCACCGTCTCGTCGCTGCTCGCCGGATTTGCGTCAAGTCTCAGCGTATTGATTGCGCTGAGGGTTATACAGGGTCTGGCGGGCGCGATCATCGTGCCGGTGACGATTCCGCTGACGACCTCGACGTTTCCGAAGGAGCTGCACGGCGCGATTATCGGGATATGGGGAGCCGTTTCGGGTCTGGCCGCGGCCAGCGGGCCGGCGCTCGGGGGAGTGCTGATGGAGAAGCTGAGCTGGGAGTGGATCTTTTTTGTCAATGTGCCGCTCGGCGTGCTGAGCGTGATTCTGACGCTAGTGTTCATTGGGGAATCGAAGGATGTCTCCGCGGGGCGGAGAGTGGATTTTGCGGGCACACTGTTCATCACCGGGAGCATGTTCTGTTTCGTTTACGGCTTAATTCGGGTCGGTGATTGGGGCTGGACTTCTTCCGCCATTCTGCTGCTCTTCGCGTCCGGTCTTCTTTTTCTGCTTCTCTTTCTCTATATGGAGCGTAAATGCGCGGAACCGATGCTTCCGCTGGAGCTGCTGAAGATCAAAACCTTCAACGGAGCGGCGTTAACCCTGCTGATTGTCGGTGCGGGGCTGATGAATATTTCGCTGCTGACCTCCTTTTTTCTAATGCGCATCATGGGTATGAGCGATTTGAAGGCAGGATTGATCCTATCGATGATGGCCCTTGGCTCGACATTGACCTCGGCCGTTTCCGGGCCGCTGTCCGGGAAGTACGGAAGCCGATGGTTCGCCGCTGCTGGCATTGTGGTGATTGCGGCCGCCACTTATTCCCTCGGAGGACTGTCGGCTTCTTCGCCGGTGAGCGGAATTCTGCTGCGTTTAGCTGCGGCCGGCATCGGTGTTGGCCTAACGATGGCTCCGGTCATGTCGTCTGCGGTGCGCAATGTGCCCGAGGAGAAGGTTGGCATCTCCTCGGGTGTCATCAATATGACCAAGGCGCTCGGCTGCGTGCTCGGCGTGGCCATCATCGTCACTGCGCTCCAGCAGAATCTTGATGATCAGGCGGCCGCCGCCCGCAGCAGCGCCGTACAGATGATCCGGGACGATGGCCGGCTGCTGCCGCCCGTCAAGGAAGCCTTGGCGGCGTCGCTGCAAAGCGCCGGTTCCGGAGGCGCAGTCGGCACGGCTTCGCCCCCTTCGCCGGAAAGCGCGGCGGCGGCAGTCGGCTCGCAGCTTCGGGCTGCCGCTTCCAAGCTTGCGCCTGCGCCTCGCGCGGCGCTTGAGCAAGCTGCGCCCGCCCAGATTCGCGAAACGGAAGAGCTGGTGGGCCGGATTGGCGGCGAAATGAAGGAGGCGGCTGTGAAGGGATTCAGCCGCACCTTTGCTCTCGCCGGCCTTCTGCTGCTTCCCGGCGTTGTATTTGCCCTGATGAGCGACCGGTCCCCGCGCCGCAGCGGAAGAGAAATTCCGGCTGCGGAGAAAGGCACGCTTCTCTAA
- a CDS encoding GntR family transcriptional regulator — MFELDVRSRRPIYEQLTDKIKELILYGILRSDEQLPSVRTLSAQLTVNPNTIQKAYRELEREGYIYSRPGKGSFVSPAQQGTNAAKRAEVREELLRLIAEAVYLGFTESEIVELFKQASEQKGEEDQP, encoded by the coding sequence GTGTTCGAACTGGACGTTCGGAGCCGCAGACCCATTTACGAGCAGTTGACGGATAAGATCAAGGAGCTGATTTTGTACGGCATTTTACGGTCCGATGAGCAGCTTCCGTCCGTGCGGACGCTGTCGGCGCAGCTTACCGTGAATCCGAACACCATTCAGAAGGCTTACCGTGAACTGGAACGGGAAGGCTATATTTACTCCCGGCCGGGCAAGGGCAGCTTCGTTTCGCCAGCGCAGCAGGGGACGAATGCAGCCAAAAGGGCGGAAGTGCGCGAGGAACTGCTGCGCCTGATAGCGGAGGCCGTTTACCTCGGCTTTACGGAGTCGGAAATCGTTGAATTGTTCAAGCAGGCATCGGAGCAAAAAGGAGAGGAGGATCAGCCATGA
- a CDS encoding ABC transporter ATP-binding protein: MIEIREVSKVFQDRKAVQGISLTIHKGNIFGLLGSNGAGKTTLLKTVAGIYLPDAGSVIIDGKPVFENPDTKGRIVFMPDFPYFFPQASIMQMADFYRSVYPRWSGERFKELGGLFSLDPKRKLNRLSKGMRQQAAFWLALSCMPDVLIMDEPLDGLDPVMRRLIKNVLFQEVAERGLTAVISSHNLREIEDLCDHVGIMHEGALLIDKELDELKSDTHKVQVAFRDERHEGALSGKLQILHRERRGSVCLYIVKGDRERIADAFRVYNPYVLDLLPLTLEEIFIYEMEGAGYDIAPILL, translated from the coding sequence ATGATCGAGATACGGGAGGTCAGCAAAGTTTTTCAGGACCGGAAGGCGGTTCAGGGAATTTCCTTGACCATACATAAAGGGAATATATTCGGGCTGCTCGGCTCGAACGGGGCGGGGAAAACGACGCTGCTCAAGACGGTTGCAGGGATCTACCTGCCCGATGCGGGAAGCGTGATCATTGACGGTAAGCCGGTGTTTGAGAACCCTGACACCAAGGGGAGAATCGTATTTATGCCGGATTTTCCTTACTTCTTCCCTCAGGCTTCCATCATGCAGATGGCCGATTTCTACAGGTCCGTCTACCCGCGCTGGAGCGGGGAACGCTTCAAGGAGCTGGGCGGATTATTTTCGCTGGACCCGAAGCGCAAGCTGAACCGGCTGTCCAAGGGAATGCGGCAGCAGGCCGCTTTTTGGCTGGCGCTCAGCTGTATGCCGGATGTGCTGATCATGGATGAGCCGCTCGACGGACTAGATCCGGTGATGCGGCGGCTGATTAAAAATGTGCTGTTCCAGGAGGTTGCCGAACGCGGCCTTACCGCCGTCATCTCCTCGCATAATTTGCGCGAGATTGAGGATCTGTGTGACCATGTTGGCATTATGCACGAAGGGGCTCTGCTGATCGACAAGGAGCTTGACGAGCTGAAATCCGACACGCATAAAGTGCAGGTGGCCTTCCGGGATGAACGCCATGAGGGGGCGCTGTCCGGCAAGCTGCAGATTCTGCACCGCGAACGGCGGGGGAGCGTCTGCCTCTATATCGTAAAAGGGGACCGCGAGCGGATCGCGGACGCGTTCCGTGTCTATAATCCGTACGTGCTGGATCTTCTGCCGCTGACCTTGGAAGAAATCTTTATTTACGAAATGGAGGGGGCGGGCTATGACATCGCGCCGATTCTACTTTAA
- a CDS encoding DUF6449 domain-containing protein produces the protein MTSRRFYFNRGMIRQNLRQHSWIAAVYLLGLLFALPLQMFLGGNPDTPPQKVDDLFRISGSLPMLFTLTLPVAAGLLLFRYLQHKGAADMAHSLPLRRKHLLTVQLFSGSILLLVPVWLTALAAGVMQNWDGNMFLYSGADVWTWGAIVSVLTLFLFTLTSFVGICLGLTVLQGIVVYILLILPAVLSQMVLYHLSIYLYGFPYQNNLRGIDYWSPFLHMMEITAKPYTWGELGIYAALIVLFVLLSYVLYRKRRVETAGQAMAFTYFNPLFRGGVMLSAMLISGTYFAQMRSGLSGWSFTGFALGAVIGYAGAEMVIRKSWQILNRKLPLQFAGYAVVLGLLLYLPVSPMTGFEARVPAADTISEIYAGSNYEGYRDSQPAAVSSVDYNTIGSPYKGIAPFSSDPTYITNVRKLHEALVQVRPGDGEGRYKIYSERTLFGYTLVYKLKDGSKITRQYNVPQAGFEPELKAVMESPEFKRTKYLLPLLDKPIASIQVSSGVRSVTISEPADIAAFKMLLKKEILNMSFKDQTDDAVPLATIRIATEESMNHPYSGYLFEGYNWNPSFHELGAWLEQKGYADKVRIKADDLLSVEVAKQSSEDVLPNGVNYDPEAHLRLAREGGRSVIVKDKARIEDILKIRRNYSSKTDSYFALVKFKNGNGEYYRLNASEMTPELKSLLP, from the coding sequence ATGACATCGCGCCGATTCTACTTTAACCGGGGCATGATCCGGCAAAATCTCAGGCAGCATTCCTGGATCGCCGCCGTTTACCTGCTCGGTCTGCTGTTCGCTCTTCCGCTGCAAATGTTCCTTGGCGGAAATCCCGACACGCCGCCGCAGAAGGTGGACGATCTGTTCCGGATCAGCGGCTCGCTGCCCATGCTGTTCACGCTTACGCTGCCCGTGGCGGCCGGTCTGCTGCTGTTCCGCTACCTTCAGCACAAAGGGGCGGCGGACATGGCGCACAGCCTTCCGCTGCGCCGTAAGCATCTTCTGACGGTCCAGCTGTTCAGCGGCTCCATTCTGCTTCTGGTTCCGGTATGGCTTACGGCGCTTGCTGCCGGAGTGATGCAAAACTGGGACGGCAATATGTTCCTTTACAGCGGTGCGGATGTCTGGACTTGGGGAGCTATAGTCAGCGTGTTGACGCTGTTCCTGTTCACCTTGACTTCTTTCGTCGGCATATGCCTCGGTCTTACCGTGCTGCAGGGCATTGTGGTTTATATTTTGCTGATTCTGCCCGCCGTGCTCTCGCAAATGGTTCTTTATCATTTATCCATCTACCTGTACGGATTCCCATACCAGAACAATTTGAGAGGTATAGACTACTGGTCGCCGTTCCTTCACATGATGGAAATAACCGCCAAGCCTTATACCTGGGGCGAGCTGGGCATCTATGCGGCTTTGATCGTTCTGTTCGTTCTGCTGTCGTATGTGCTGTACCGCAAGCGGCGGGTGGAAACGGCAGGCCAGGCGATGGCCTTTACGTACTTCAATCCGCTGTTTAGAGGCGGAGTCATGCTGAGCGCCATGCTGATCTCCGGCACCTACTTTGCCCAAATGCGCTCCGGACTCAGCGGCTGGTCGTTCACGGGCTTCGCTCTCGGGGCCGTTATCGGATATGCCGGAGCGGAAATGGTAATCCGGAAATCCTGGCAAATCCTGAACCGGAAGCTGCCCTTGCAGTTTGCGGGTTACGCGGTTGTCCTCGGACTTCTGCTGTACCTTCCCGTGTCGCCCATGACCGGCTTTGAGGCGAGAGTGCCGGCCGCGGACACCATCAGCGAGATCTACGCGGGCAGTAATTACGAGGGTTATAGGGATTCGCAACCGGCGGCTGTAAGTTCCGTTGACTACAATACGATAGGCAGCCCCTATAAGGGCATAGCCCCGTTCTCTTCAGACCCGACCTATATAACAAACGTCCGCAAGCTCCATGAAGCGCTTGTCCAGGTGCGGCCGGGGGACGGGGAGGGTCGGTACAAGATCTATTCGGAGCGAACATTATTCGGCTATACCTTGGTCTATAAGCTGAAGGATGGGAGCAAGATTACCAGACAGTACAATGTGCCGCAGGCCGGTTTCGAGCCTGAGCTTAAAGCGGTGATGGAATCCCCCGAATTCAAGCGGACCAAATATCTCCTGCCGCTGCTTGACAAGCCGATTGCGAGTATCCAGGTGAGTTCCGGTGTCAGGAGCGTCACGATCTCGGAACCGGCGGATATCGCGGCGTTCAAGATGCTTCTGAAGAAAGAGATCCTGAACATGTCCTTTAAAGACCAGACGGACGACGCAGTTCCGCTGGCCACAATCCGTATCGCAACCGAGGAATCAATGAATCATCCTTATTCGGGTTACTTGTTCGAGGGCTACAACTGGAACCCATCTTTTCATGAGCTGGGAGCATGGCTTGAACAAAAAGGCTATGCGGATAAGGTCAGAATCAAGGCAGATGACTTGCTGTCTGTTGAAGTGGCGAAACAGAGTAGCGAAGACGTTCTTCCCAACGGCGTTAATTACGACCCGGAGGCACATCTCAGGTTGGCGAGGGAAGGGGGCCGATCCGTCATTGTCAAGGACAAGGCACGAATAGAAGATATTCTGAAAATACGGCGGAACTATTCGTCCAAGACGGATTCGTATTTCGCGCTTGTGAAGTTCAAGAACGGAAACGGCGAATATTATAGGCTGAATGCGTCGGAAATGACCCCTGAACTGAAAAGTCTGCTTCCCTGA